The following are from one region of the Priestia filamentosa genome:
- a CDS encoding MgtC/SapB family protein yields MYYETILKLGISAVLGLIIGLERELKRKPVGLKTSLVMSIVSCILTIVSIESAYLFEKASNITMDPLRLAAQIVSGIGFLGAGVILRRENDSISGLTTAALIWGAAGIGITVGAGFYTEAVIAVILLMISVEFIPFLTKLIGPKQFKEKEIRLELTVSRDVHLTTLISEIKNLNLRVKHVRVKDLDDFVVMQLKILAHEKRFTTDVYYDIQKVAGIKQIDIQSLS; encoded by the coding sequence ATGTATTACGAAACGATATTAAAGCTTGGAATATCGGCTGTGCTAGGGTTAATTATTGGTCTTGAAAGAGAACTAAAGCGAAAACCTGTTGGATTAAAGACTTCACTTGTAATGTCCATTGTAAGCTGTATTTTAACTATCGTCTCTATCGAATCTGCTTATTTATTTGAAAAAGCAAGTAACATTACAATGGATCCTTTGCGACTTGCCGCTCAAATTGTATCTGGTATAGGATTCCTTGGAGCAGGGGTGATTCTGAGAAGAGAAAATGATAGTATTTCAGGCTTAACGACAGCTGCACTCATATGGGGAGCTGCTGGAATTGGCATTACGGTTGGAGCTGGCTTTTACACAGAAGCTGTGATTGCCGTTATTCTTCTTATGATCAGCGTTGAATTTATACCTTTCCTTACTAAACTGATTGGCCCTAAGCAGTTTAAAGAGAAAGAGATTCGACTGGAGCTAACCGTCTCTAGAGATGTTCATTTAACAACTCTTATCTCTGAAATCAAAAATTTAAATTTAAGGGTAAAACACGTTCGTGTAAAAGACCTGGATGACTTTGTCGTTATGCAGCTAAAAATCTTGGCCCATGAAAAGCGGTTCACGACAGATGTTTATTATGATATTCAAAAAGTTGCAGGGATTAAGCAAATTGATATTCAAAGTCTTTCTTAA
- the thiT gene encoding energy-coupled thiamine transporter ThiT, whose protein sequence is MQRGRTLVLAEISIMTALAFLLDIVAQFFSLPQGGAISISMVPVLIVAFRHGIKEGLASGFLLGLLQVIVGPSQIYTPVQGLIDYLIAFTVIGFAGLTRKGIISSLTNNHTGKVILYVVLGSFVGSFLRYLAHCVSGYFFFAVYAPKDVPLLWYTIVYNSTYMIPAFVLSTIVTCLILISSKRLFI, encoded by the coding sequence ATGCAGCGTGGCCGCACTTTAGTTTTAGCAGAAATAAGTATCATGACTGCCCTTGCCTTCCTATTAGACATTGTTGCTCAATTTTTCTCTCTTCCTCAGGGAGGTGCAATTTCCATTTCAATGGTCCCTGTTCTGATCGTTGCTTTTCGTCATGGTATAAAGGAAGGCCTTGCTTCTGGTTTTTTATTAGGTCTTCTACAAGTTATAGTAGGACCAAGTCAAATTTACACCCCTGTACAAGGTCTTATTGATTATCTCATTGCCTTTACAGTTATCGGATTTGCAGGATTAACTCGAAAAGGAATTATTTCTTCTCTAACAAACAATCACACCGGAAAAGTTATTTTGTACGTTGTTTTAGGATCTTTTGTAGGCAGTTTTTTGCGTTATCTTGCGCACTGCGTATCAGGTTATTTCTTTTTTGCTGTTTATGCTCCAAAAGATGTTCCTCTTTTGTGGTATACGATTGTTTATAACAGCACATATATGATACCAGCTTTTGTGTTAAGCACGATTGTAACATGCCTGATTTTAATTTCTTCTAAAAGACTGTTTATCTAA